In Paenibacillus sp. FSL M7-0420, a single genomic region encodes these proteins:
- a CDS encoding L-lactate MFS transporter, translating to MTDTASKRWLIVLGTVIMQMGLGTIYTWSLFNAHLVSTFGFELSSVSITFSITSFALAFATLFAGKLQDRFGLRRLTAASGILLGLGLMLSSQASSLPMFYLLAGVVVGYADGTAYITSLSNLMKWFPKHKGLISGVSVGAYGTGSLIFKYINGGLIESAGVSDAFLYWGLMVMLMILLGALLIREAPLAAPAVTAAGNRASSASGAALLPKDYTVKEMLRTKEAYLLFVIFFTACMSGLYLIGIVKDIGVQLAGMDVATAANAVAMIAIFNTAGRLILGALSDRVSRTKLISITLAVTAVAMFTLSYATLSYGLFFACVAAIAFCFGGNITVFPAIVSDFFGLKNHSKNYGIIYQGFGIGALSGSFIAAFLGGFKPTFIIIGLLCILACILALSLKPPVAGAARAKGMSLKPSRHTA from the coding sequence ATAACGGATACAGCCAGTAAACGGTGGCTCATCGTATTAGGTACAGTGATTATGCAAATGGGACTAGGTACCATCTATACCTGGAGTCTGTTCAATGCACATCTTGTCAGTACATTCGGGTTCGAGCTCAGCTCAGTTTCGATAACGTTTTCTATTACCAGCTTTGCCTTGGCCTTCGCCACACTGTTCGCAGGCAAGCTGCAAGACCGGTTCGGTCTCCGCAGACTGACCGCAGCTTCCGGTATCCTGCTGGGGCTGGGGTTGATGCTAAGCTCGCAGGCTAGTTCCCTGCCGATGTTCTACCTGCTGGCTGGCGTAGTGGTCGGGTATGCGGACGGAACGGCGTATATTACTTCGCTGTCCAACCTGATGAAGTGGTTCCCGAAGCATAAGGGACTGATCTCCGGGGTGTCCGTGGGTGCTTACGGAACGGGCAGTCTGATCTTCAAATACATCAACGGCGGCCTGATTGAATCGGCGGGGGTGTCGGATGCTTTTCTATACTGGGGCCTGATGGTCATGCTGATGATCCTCCTCGGCGCGCTGCTGATCCGGGAGGCTCCGTTGGCTGCACCTGCTGTAACTGCTGCGGGAAACCGGGCATCGTCCGCCTCCGGGGCTGCTCTGCTGCCCAAGGATTATACCGTGAAGGAAATGCTCCGCACGAAGGAAGCGTACCTGCTGTTCGTGATTTTCTTCACCGCCTGCATGAGCGGCCTCTATCTGATCGGTATCGTGAAGGATATCGGTGTGCAACTGGCGGGTATGGATGTGGCGACGGCGGCGAATGCGGTAGCGATGATCGCTATCTTCAATACGGCTGGACGCCTGATTCTTGGCGCATTATCCGACCGGGTAAGCCGGACCAAGCTGATTAGTATCACGCTCGCGGTAACGGCTGTGGCGATGTTTACCCTCAGCTATGCCACACTGAGCTATGGCTTGTTCTTCGCCTGTGTGGCGGCCATCGCCTTCTGCTTCGGAGGTAACATTACCGTCTTCCCGGCGATTGTCAGTGACTTCTTCGGCCTGAAGAATCACAGCAAGAACTACGGCATCATCTATCAGGGCTTCGGAATCGGCGCGCTGTCCGGCTCGTTCATCGCCGCCTTCCTCGGCGGGTTCAAGCCCACCTTCATCATCATCGGTCTGCTATGTATTCTGGCTTGTATCCTGGCGCTTTCGCTGAAGCCTCCGGTAGCCGGAGCGGCCCGGGCCAAGGGAATGAGCCTGAAGCCTTCACGGCATACGGCTTAA
- a CDS encoding helix-turn-helix domain-containing protein yields the protein MGSRIHKLRLEKGYSLSELADKADVAKSYLSNVERNIQSNPSIQFIEKIADALQVSIHALLYGGLAETEEQALDGEWFRLVQEAMASGISKREFKEFLDYQKWRMEQKDN from the coding sequence ATGGGAAGCCGCATCCACAAACTCCGGCTGGAGAAGGGCTATTCGTTATCCGAGCTTGCCGATAAGGCTGATGTGGCGAAATCATACCTCAGTAATGTGGAACGGAACATTCAATCCAACCCCTCCATTCAATTCATCGAAAAAATCGCTGACGCGCTTCAGGTATCCATTCATGCACTGCTGTATGGCGGACTGGCAGAGACGGAAGAACAGGCTCTGGACGGGGAATGGTTCCGGCTGGTTCAGGAGGCCATGGCCTCCGGTATAAGCAAACGCGAATTCAAGGAATTCCTCGATTACCAGAAATGGCGCATGGAACAAAAGGACAACTAG
- a CDS encoding anti-repressor SinI family protein produces MSNQGNDELQAVDLDLEWVHLLMSAKQAGIAAEDIRRFLSEKALQAM; encoded by the coding sequence ATGTCCAACCAGGGGAATGACGAGCTGCAGGCAGTAGATCTGGATTTAGAATGGGTGCACTTGCTGATGTCTGCCAAGCAGGCGGGGATCGCGGCGGAGGATATCCGCCGGTTTCTAAGTGAGAAGGCGCTCCAGGCGATGTAA
- a CDS encoding LytR/AlgR family response regulator transcription factor has translation MRAIIVEDEVLARQELAYLIQTHSRIKIAAEFEDGLEALKYLQTDTVDVIFLDINIPSIDGVLLAHNISRFAVKPYIVFITAYKEHAAEAFEIEAFDYILKPYSETRIRAMLQKLEGAITARSSQREEGPVKLGSDKVNLWKNEKIIVVDADEIYYASAQEKTTSVITKGEEYSMALSISEFHTRLPQEQFFRCHRSYLVNLSKIKEIIPWFNNTYLLRLHDLNVEVPVSRSKVKEFRQIMRL, from the coding sequence ATGAGAGCGATCATTGTCGAGGATGAAGTGCTGGCAAGACAGGAGCTTGCGTATCTGATTCAGACCCATAGCCGGATCAAGATTGCGGCGGAATTCGAGGACGGGCTGGAAGCGCTGAAGTATCTGCAGACCGATACGGTGGATGTGATTTTCCTGGATATCAATATCCCTTCAATTGACGGGGTGCTGCTGGCCCATAATATCAGCCGGTTCGCGGTCAAGCCGTATATTGTGTTCATTACAGCCTATAAGGAGCATGCCGCCGAGGCGTTCGAGATTGAAGCATTCGACTATATTCTGAAGCCTTACAGTGAGACGCGGATCAGAGCGATGCTGCAGAAGCTGGAGGGTGCCATCACGGCCAGAAGCAGCCAGAGGGAAGAGGGGCCGGTGAAGCTGGGCAGCGATAAGGTCAATCTGTGGAAAAATGAAAAGATTATCGTCGTCGATGCAGACGAGATCTATTATGCTTCGGCGCAGGAGAAAACAACGAGTGTGATCACCAAGGGGGAGGAATACAGCATGGCCCTAAGTATCAGCGAATTCCATACCCGCCTGCCGCAGGAACAGTTCTTCCGCTGCCACCGCTCCTATCTCGTCAATCTGTCCAAAATCAAGGAAATCATCCCCTGGTTCAACAACACCTATCTGCTCCGGCTGCATGATCTGAATGTGGAGGTTCCAGTCAGCCGCAGCAAGGTGAAGGAATTCAGGCAGATTATGCGTCTCTAA
- the sipW gene encoding signal peptidase I SipW: protein MRIRKIANTIISTLILIVFLVLITAVVISKASGGEPSFFGYQIKTVLSGSMEPGIQTGSIVAIKPGGDMTRFQKGDVITFLNPDNILITHRVVDAELNSALGEASYTTKGDNNDSADTAAVSSTNVVGEYTGVTIPYVGYAMSFAVSKAGSVVLMIIPGLLLLLYALYSSWKAVAALEKKNVSSSATSGGGPDTLTDLVQ, encoded by the coding sequence ATGCGCATCCGAAAAATAGCCAATACGATAATTTCCACTCTGATTCTTATAGTGTTCCTGGTGCTGATCACAGCCGTTGTCATCTCCAAAGCCTCCGGCGGCGAGCCCTCCTTCTTCGGCTACCAGATCAAGACGGTATTATCCGGCTCCATGGAGCCCGGCATCCAGACCGGTTCCATTGTGGCCATTAAGCCGGGCGGGGACATGACCCGGTTCCAGAAGGGCGATGTGATCACTTTTCTGAATCCCGATAATATCCTGATTACCCACCGCGTGGTCGATGCCGAGCTGAACAGTGCTCTGGGGGAAGCCAGCTACACCACCAAGGGCGACAATAATGATTCTGCCGACACCGCAGCCGTTAGTTCCACAAATGTGGTAGGTGAGTACACCGGCGTAACTATCCCCTATGTGGGCTATGCCATGAGCTTCGCAGTCTCCAAAGCCGGAAGCGTAGTGCTGATGATTATTCCCGGACTACTCCTGCTGCTCTACGCGCTGTATTCTTCCTGGAAGGCCGTTGCGGCACTGGAAAAGAAGAACGTCTCGTCTTCCGCAACCAGCGGCGGCGGGCCGGATACTCTGACTGACCTCGTACAATGA
- a CDS encoding aldo/keto reductase: MLNALPLNRRGIPASRIALGCMGLGGGWDREPVTAANMKQGHEALDAALSIGINFFDHADIYTRGKAEKVFGQIFKERPGLRGDILLQSKCGIKLMEPGDISNSFDLSREHILSSVDGTLARLGTEYIDILLLHRPDPLMDPEEVAEALHQLKASGKVRHFGVSNMSAAQIQLLQTYCDEPFIVNQLHMSLSRISWVDAVLSVNRDPWKDITFPEGTMEYCRAGNIQLQAWGPLAQGLFSGRPLEGQPENVVNTAAMVQRLADEKGTTPEAIVLAWLMTHPAAIQPVIGTVNPQRITACAGADQLELSRKEWYELYVTSRGEKLP, translated from the coding sequence TTGCTGAATGCGTTACCCCTTAACCGGCGCGGCATACCTGCCAGCCGTATCGCCCTGGGCTGCATGGGGCTGGGCGGCGGCTGGGACCGTGAACCGGTCACGGCTGCGAATATGAAGCAGGGGCATGAGGCGCTGGATGCGGCGCTGTCTATAGGCATTAATTTTTTTGACCATGCGGATATCTATACCCGGGGCAAGGCAGAGAAGGTGTTCGGACAGATCTTCAAGGAACGGCCGGGTCTGCGCGGGGACATCCTGCTCCAGTCGAAATGCGGCATCAAGCTGATGGAGCCAGGCGATATCTCCAATAGCTTCGACCTCTCCAGGGAGCATATTCTGTCCAGCGTCGATGGAACTCTCGCACGGCTGGGCACAGAGTATATTGATATTCTGCTGCTGCACCGCCCCGACCCGTTAATGGACCCTGAAGAAGTGGCGGAAGCGCTCCATCAGCTCAAGGCCTCCGGCAAGGTGCGCCACTTCGGCGTCTCCAACATGAGCGCCGCCCAGATCCAGCTGTTACAGACTTATTGCGACGAGCCGTTCATTGTCAACCAGCTGCATATGAGCCTGTCCCGGATCAGCTGGGTTGACGCCGTACTCAGCGTGAACCGCGACCCGTGGAAGGACATTACATTCCCGGAGGGCACCATGGAGTATTGCCGTGCCGGGAACATCCAGCTTCAGGCCTGGGGCCCCCTGGCCCAGGGACTCTTCAGCGGACGGCCGCTTGAAGGCCAGCCGGAGAATGTTGTGAATACAGCAGCCATGGTACAGAGACTTGCTGACGAGAAGGGCACAACGCCCGAGGCTATCGTGCTGGCTTGGCTGATGACCCATCCCGCAGCCATCCAGCCCGTCATCGGCACCGTGAATCCGCAACGGATCACCGCCTGTGCAGGCGCAGACCAGTTGGAGCTGTCCCGCAAGGAATGGTACGAGCTGTACGTCACCTCGCGCGGGGAGAAGCTGCCTTAA
- a CDS encoding TasA family protein, with the protein MNVKKTLGLGVVSAALGLTLVGGGTFAYFSSTSTSSASFNNGTLSLQSDPSVIVNLSNLKPGDTVLRDFKLKNDGTLNIPKVVLRTSSAITDAQGDNGSHNFKDDIIVTFLVNKDKKESPLLVISLADLEQESPDLVARGIVGAILGGEKSGIKAGTSDNLTIQFAFKETLQPQNYYQGDTLALTLNFEANQEKGTLQ; encoded by the coding sequence ATGAACGTCAAAAAAACATTAGGTCTCGGCGTTGTATCGGCAGCATTAGGCTTAACCCTGGTCGGCGGAGGCACCTTCGCTTACTTCAGCAGCACTTCTACTTCCTCAGCTTCTTTTAACAACGGAACCCTATCATTACAATCTGATCCCTCCGTCATTGTGAATCTCAGCAATCTCAAGCCGGGCGATACCGTCTTACGGGACTTCAAACTCAAAAATGATGGGACGCTCAATATTCCCAAAGTGGTACTGCGCACCTCATCGGCCATTACAGACGCCCAGGGAGACAACGGCTCCCATAATTTCAAGGATGATATTATTGTGACCTTCCTCGTGAACAAGGATAAGAAGGAATCGCCGCTCCTGGTCATCTCGCTGGCCGATCTGGAGCAGGAGAGTCCCGATCTGGTGGCCCGGGGAATTGTCGGAGCGATCTTAGGCGGAGAGAAGTCCGGCATCAAAGCCGGGACCTCGGATAACCTGACCATCCAGTTCGCCTTCAAGGAGACCCTCCAGCCGCAGAACTATTATCAGGGCGACACGCTTGCACTGACTCTGAATTTCGAAGCCAACCAGGAAAAAGGCACGCTCCAATAA
- a CDS encoding TasA family protein, translated as MGIKKTLGLGVASAALGLSLIGGGTFAYFSSTATSTATFAAGTLKLGSSFNTPVALTNLKPGDYTVRTFTLSNDGTLDIKFLKLATTYTVTDAKGDNAGQDLGDHFKVKLLDNTYTGGSLSGHVLSEISLKDLKNTPSYDLVAAGVLPGGIAAAGSKTFKIAFEFVDNTLDQNIFQGDGLALNWTFDALQGVGEAK; from the coding sequence ATGGGTATCAAAAAAACATTGGGTCTTGGCGTAGCATCGGCAGCACTGGGCTTGTCTTTAATCGGCGGGGGCACCTTCGCTTACTTCAGCTCCACAGCTACCAGCACGGCAACCTTCGCAGCGGGTACGCTGAAGCTCGGCTCTTCCTTCAATACTCCGGTAGCGCTGACGAATCTGAAGCCGGGAGATTACACCGTCCGCACCTTCACCTTGTCCAATGACGGCACACTGGATATCAAATTCCTGAAGCTTGCCACCACTTACACCGTAACCGATGCCAAGGGCGATAACGCAGGCCAGGATCTCGGAGACCACTTCAAGGTCAAGCTCCTCGATAATACGTACACCGGCGGTTCACTAAGCGGTCATGTGCTGTCCGAGATCTCTCTGAAGGATCTGAAAAACACCCCCAGCTACGATCTCGTAGCAGCAGGTGTACTGCCAGGCGGGATTGCCGCCGCCGGGTCCAAGACCTTCAAGATCGCCTTCGAATTCGTAGACAACACGCTCGATCAGAACATTTTCCAGGGTGACGGCTTAGCGCTGAACTGGACCTTCGATGCGCTTCAAGGAGTGGGAGAAGCCAAGTAG
- the odhB gene encoding 2-oxoglutarate dehydrogenase complex dihydrolipoyllysine-residue succinyltransferase: MSEIKVPDLGESISEGTIYKWLVKEGDTVGQGDVLAELETDKVNLEISAEEDGVISSILRQAGENVAVGEAIGIIGSAAGAPAAGGSQPEAAAPQSGSAPAAAASASAAKPAADAGVAAAEPAAAGTAALASPGARKLARERGIDLGEVTARDPIGRIGQADVDGHGAAGPQAAAPAAPAAAARPEPAKPAPPAAGKAPHAEDGKATERKRMSRRRLTIASRLVEAQQTAAMLTTFNEVDMTAILDIRKRRKDAFKEKHEVGLGFMSFFTKAVIGALKAYPMLNAEIDGEDLLLKKYYDIGIAVAAKEGLVVPVVRDADRLSFPEIERRIGELASKARANTLSLPELQGGTFTITNGGVFGSLLSTPILNTPQVGILGMHKIQLRPIALDEERTANRPMMYIALSYDHRIVDGSEAVSFLVRVKELLEDPESLLLEG; the protein is encoded by the coding sequence GTGTCCGAGATAAAAGTACCCGATTTGGGCGAATCGATTTCCGAAGGAACGATCTACAAATGGCTGGTGAAAGAGGGCGACACTGTCGGCCAGGGGGATGTGCTAGCCGAGCTTGAGACCGACAAGGTCAATCTCGAGATCAGTGCGGAGGAGGACGGCGTCATCTCCTCCATCCTGCGCCAGGCGGGCGAGAACGTTGCCGTTGGCGAAGCCATCGGCATCATCGGCAGCGCCGCCGGTGCACCGGCCGCTGGCGGCAGCCAGCCGGAAGCGGCCGCACCGCAGAGCGGCAGCGCGCCTGCTGCTGCCGCAAGTGCATCAGCGGCTAAGCCTGCCGCTGATGCTGGTGTCGCAGCGGCTGAGCCTGCCGCTGCTGGCACTGCGGCCCTGGCTTCGCCGGGGGCGCGCAAGCTGGCGCGGGAGCGGGGCATCGACCTCGGCGAGGTCACTGCCCGCGACCCTATCGGCCGGATCGGTCAGGCCGATGTGGATGGTCATGGCGCAGCCGGGCCGCAGGCCGCTGCGCCAGCAGCTCCGGCGGCTGCCGCGCGGCCGGAGCCGGCGAAGCCCGCGCCGCCGGCAGCGGGCAAGGCGCCGCACGCCGAGGACGGCAAAGCCACCGAGCGCAAGCGCATGTCGCGGCGGCGGCTGACGATTGCCAGCCGCCTGGTCGAAGCGCAGCAGACGGCCGCGATGCTGACCACCTTCAACGAGGTGGACATGACCGCCATTCTCGACATCCGCAAGCGCCGCAAGGATGCCTTCAAGGAGAAGCACGAGGTCGGACTCGGCTTCATGTCCTTCTTCACCAAGGCCGTCATCGGCGCGCTCAAGGCTTACCCGATGCTGAATGCCGAGATCGACGGAGAAGATCTCCTGCTCAAGAAATATTACGACATCGGCATTGCCGTAGCTGCCAAGGAAGGCCTGGTCGTACCAGTCGTCCGCGATGCCGACCGGCTTAGCTTCCCGGAGATCGAGCGGCGGATCGGCGAGCTGGCCTCCAAGGCGCGCGCCAATACGCTCAGCCTGCCGGAGCTTCAGGGCGGTACCTTCACGATCACGAACGGCGGAGTGTTCGGCTCCCTGCTGTCCACACCGATCCTCAACACCCCGCAGGTCGGCATTCTCGGCATGCACAAGATCCAGCTGCGCCCAATCGCGCTGGATGAGGAGCGCACGGCCAACCGTCCGATGATGTACATCGCCTTGTCCTACGATCACCGGATCGTGGACGGATCAGAAGCGGTCAGCTTCCTGGTCAGAGTCAAGGAATTGCTGGAGGACCCTGAGTCGCTGCTGCTGGAAGGTTAA
- a CDS encoding 2-oxoglutarate dehydrogenase E1 component, with the protein MAVKEPYNDTVWSKYYGPNLGYIQERYEQFVKDPSSVEQHYRDLFTVSGPPPLAPDAERAPRPAVSADAEWLKKAVKASKLIANIRIYGHMAADIDPLERSTNPMAKWLELETYELTREDLNALPASLIWDNAPADVHTAMDAVHRMRQAYTQTIAYEFGHVHDERELRWLNSQAESMTSPAPLNNTERKELLKRLVQVEHFETFLHKTFVGQKRFSLEGNDALVPMLDEIVRAAAHDGAEHILMGMAHRGRLNVLAHILGKPYDIIFSEFHHSPNKELFPSEGSMGVTYGWSGDVKYHLGADRAVREGETVRTRITLANNPSHLEFVNPVVEGFTRAAQEERNAPGLPKLNTSKAMAVLMHGDAAFPGEGIVAETLNIGKLQGYQNGGTVHIIVNNRIGFTTESEDSRSTHYASDLAKGYEIPVVHVNADDPEACIAAVRLASAYRHMFKKDFLIDLIGYRRHGHNEMDDPETTQPIVYGKVRNHPTVYRAYAERLEREKVITADDLKNMIAEAESVLQQAFDQMKEGKQKNAESKAAVALDNDSPKQRPTAFPLAGLQEINRELLRVPAGFKVYPKLERILQRRKDALNDGERVDWALAETLAFATILKDGTPIRLSGQDSQRGTFAHRHLVLHDSENGELYSPLHQLSDSSASFGVYNSPLSEASVLGFEYGYNVFAPETFVIWEAQYGDFANAAQVIIDQFISAGRAKWTQRSNLTILLPHGYEGQGPEHSSGRMERFLQLSAEENWTVANLTSAAQYFHLLRRQAALCGQPDARPLVIMAPKSLIRNTRSTSAGADLASGTFQPVLPEPLLGSKPEAVKRLVVCSGKVAIDLQTELEATRGQDFSWLHILRMEQLYPFPERELGAHLSSFSSLEEIVWVQEEPKNMGGWTYAESRLRAIAPQKVTVQYIGRPDRSSPASGYADVHSFEQRRIVREALKLNAAVQAPVPSS; encoded by the coding sequence ATGGCAGTCAAAGAGCCCTATAACGACACAGTATGGAGCAAATACTACGGCCCCAACCTGGGCTACATTCAAGAAAGATATGAGCAATTTGTCAAGGACCCCTCTTCTGTTGAACAGCATTACCGCGATCTCTTCACCGTATCCGGCCCCCCTCCACTGGCACCCGATGCCGAGAGGGCTCCAAGGCCTGCCGTATCAGCAGATGCCGAGTGGCTCAAGAAGGCTGTCAAGGCCTCGAAGCTGATCGCTAATATTCGAATATATGGCCATATGGCCGCAGACATTGACCCGCTGGAGCGCAGCACGAACCCGATGGCCAAATGGCTGGAGCTGGAGACCTACGAGCTTACCCGCGAGGATCTTAATGCCCTGCCGGCTTCGCTGATCTGGGATAATGCCCCTGCGGATGTGCATACCGCGATGGATGCCGTCCACAGAATGCGCCAGGCCTATACACAGACCATTGCTTATGAATTCGGGCATGTGCATGATGAACGCGAGCTGCGCTGGCTCAACAGCCAGGCGGAATCGATGACCTCCCCTGCCCCGCTGAATAATACAGAACGCAAAGAGCTGTTGAAGCGGCTGGTTCAGGTGGAGCATTTCGAGACCTTCCTGCACAAGACCTTCGTCGGCCAAAAGCGCTTCAGCCTGGAGGGCAATGATGCCCTTGTGCCGATGCTGGATGAAATTGTGCGGGCTGCCGCGCATGACGGCGCAGAGCATATCCTGATGGGCATGGCCCACCGCGGAAGACTTAATGTGCTGGCTCATATTCTGGGCAAGCCTTATGATATTATTTTCTCAGAGTTCCATCATTCGCCGAACAAAGAGCTGTTCCCTTCGGAAGGCTCTATGGGTGTGACCTACGGCTGGAGCGGTGATGTGAAGTACCATCTCGGGGCTGACCGTGCCGTCCGCGAAGGCGAGACCGTACGCACCCGGATCACGCTGGCCAATAACCCGAGCCATCTTGAATTCGTCAATCCTGTAGTCGAGGGCTTCACACGCGCCGCACAGGAAGAACGCAACGCTCCGGGACTGCCTAAGCTGAACACAAGCAAGGCTATGGCTGTGCTGATGCACGGCGATGCAGCCTTCCCCGGCGAAGGTATTGTCGCTGAGACGCTTAATATCGGCAAATTGCAGGGTTATCAGAATGGCGGTACCGTGCATATTATCGTCAATAACCGGATCGGCTTCACCACAGAGAGCGAGGATTCCCGCTCCACCCATTATGCCAGCGATCTGGCCAAAGGGTATGAGATTCCGGTCGTGCATGTCAATGCCGATGACCCGGAAGCCTGTATTGCCGCAGTCCGTCTGGCCAGCGCTTACCGCCATATGTTCAAGAAGGACTTCCTGATTGATCTGATCGGCTACCGCCGCCACGGACATAATGAAATGGATGATCCCGAGACGACCCAGCCAATTGTGTACGGCAAAGTGCGGAACCACCCTACTGTGTACCGCGCTTATGCAGAACGCCTGGAGCGCGAGAAGGTAATCACAGCCGATGATCTGAAGAACATGATTGCCGAGGCGGAGAGCGTCCTCCAGCAGGCCTTCGATCAGATGAAGGAAGGCAAGCAGAAGAATGCAGAGTCCAAAGCCGCCGTCGCCCTGGATAACGACAGTCCTAAGCAGCGTCCAACCGCCTTCCCTCTGGCCGGTCTGCAGGAGATTAACCGTGAGCTGCTGCGCGTACCGGCCGGCTTCAAGGTCTATCCGAAGCTGGAACGGATTCTGCAGCGCCGCAAGGATGCGCTGAATGACGGAGAACGGGTAGACTGGGCGCTGGCAGAGACACTTGCCTTCGCTACCATCCTGAAGGATGGCACGCCGATCCGCCTCAGCGGACAGGATTCACAGCGCGGCACCTTCGCCCACCGCCATCTGGTGCTGCATGACAGCGAGAACGGCGAACTCTATTCTCCGCTGCATCAGCTGAGTGATTCCAGCGCTTCGTTCGGCGTCTATAACAGTCCGCTGTCCGAGGCCTCTGTCCTCGGCTTCGAATATGGTTATAACGTGTTCGCACCGGAGACCTTCGTCATCTGGGAGGCTCAATATGGCGACTTCGCCAATGCCGCTCAGGTCATTATCGACCAGTTCATTTCCGCCGGCCGTGCCAAGTGGACGCAGCGCAGCAATCTGACGATCCTGCTGCCTCATGGCTATGAAGGCCAAGGACCAGAGCACTCCAGCGGCCGAATGGAACGGTTCCTCCAGCTCTCCGCCGAGGAGAACTGGACTGTAGCCAACCTGACCAGCGCTGCGCAGTATTTCCATCTGCTCCGCCGTCAGGCCGCGCTCTGCGGACAACCGGATGCCCGGCCGCTGGTGATCATGGCGCCGAAGAGCCTGATCCGTAACACGCGCAGCACCTCAGCCGGAGCGGACCTCGCTTCGGGCACCTTCCAGCCGGTTCTTCCCGAGCCGCTGCTCGGCAGTAAGCCGGAAGCCGTGAAGCGCCTCGTGGTCTGCAGCGGCAAGGTGGCCATCGACCTGCAGACGGAGCTGGAGGCAACGCGCGGACAGGACTTCTCCTGGCTGCACATTTTGCGCATGGAACAGCTCTATCCGTTCCCGGAACGCGAGCTTGGCGCTCACCTTAGCAGCTTCAGCTCTCTGGAGGAGATCGTCTGGGTGCAGGAAGAACCGAAGAATATGGGCGGGTGGACGTATGCCGAATCCCGGCTGCGCGCCATCGCACCGCAGAAGGTCACTGTCCAGTATATCGGCCGTCCGGACCGTTCCAGTCCGGCCAGCGGCTACGCAGATGTCCACAGCTTCGAGCAGCGGCGCATTGTCCGGGAAGCCCTGAAATTGAATGCTGCAGTGCAAGCACCTGTACCGTCTTCCTGA